The Bifidobacterium sp. WK012_4_13 genome contains the following window.
CCCTACATCGCTGCGCGCATGAATGCAGAGGATGGGACTGACTATGACATATCGAAATATATTGGCTGGATGATCGGTGGATCCAATGTCCGATCAGGTTGGGGAACTCTGACGGGGAACTGGGGCGGCATCGATGTCTCAGGCTTGGTCGGCTCGCAAACAGATGGAGGGCCGGAGGGAGGAACCAACGGCAACAAGGGCTATGCCTTTGCGATGAATTCCTTTGCCATGCCACTCATCGCAGCCACTGCTAAATATGATTCTCGCTATGCGAGTCTCATTGGCCGATGGATGCTCAACATCGACAATGCATCGCGATATTTCTATGCGGACCAGCTCACGGCAAGTCAGCAATATTATGGCAGCAAATACATCAATGATCCTGCTCATGTCATTGCATATGAGGGACTCACTTCTTCGGGTTCGGCAGGCATCAAGGCGATGGGTGACGTTCCCGAGCGTTCGGGGAGCTGGGGAGTCGGTGGCGATGCAACAAGTCTTGGACTGTATGGCTCATCGTGGGTAGGTTTCATGGGCGCCGCGCTGCATGGCACGAATGTGTCGGGAGTGCTTCGTACCGATCTCAACGCCTTGGATTTCTTTGGCTCGAATCCATATCCGACTTCGCTGTATTACAACCCAAACTCGACTGCTGCGAGTGTCAAGGTGAGCGTCGACTCAGTATCGGACCTCTATGATTCCGTCTCCAATTCGGTTGTCGCGAGGAATGTCTCAGAATCCGCGAACATACAGATTCCCGCTGGCGAATCGATGGTTCTTGTTCAGGTTCCTGCAGGTGCCACACAGTCAACCAAGGGTTCGGAGACACTTTTTGACGGCAAGGCGGTTGCCTGGGACCGTGGCTCGAACCGAGACCTTGCACTTGATGCGGCACAGATAAGTGCAACTTCCACGGCAGAGAATTCTTCGGCCAGCGCAGTGAATGATGGCGATATCGACACTGCATGGATGTCTGATGGAGCCGGAAGTCAGTCTTTGACGGTTGATCTGGGGGCGAGCAAGGTCATCGCTCATCTATCGATAGTATGGGGTGAAGAGGCTGCCTCGGAATTCAGTGTGGAGACATCAGCTGACGGTTTGAATTGGAATGAACAGGAGCAAGTCACTGATGCAAGCGGTGGAAGGACGGCGGTCTCCTTTGCGCCGACGAATGCCAGATATGCACGGATAACTATGACAAAGCCGGTGATACCCGATGCAAATGGATATTCCATACGAAGTCTGAGCGTCAGTGGAGCGGATGGTTCAGAGGATCTCGCGCTTCATTCAGTGACGAAATCCTCCTCAACTTCAAGCAGCTCCACAACTGGCAATCCAAGTAATGCAACAGACGGTGATCCAACCACACGTTGGGAATCCTCGACAGGCGATCCCCAATGGCTGGAAGTTGATCTAGGAAAGGAGAGAGCAGTCGGAAGTGTCTCCGTGTCATGGGAGACTGCAGCGGCCAAGCATTATGAAATTCAGGTTTCATCTGATGGCGAAGCGTGGAGAAGCGTCGCAGCAGTGACCAATGCGACGTCTCCCATCACGGTGTCAACCGATCTGCCGAGTGGCACAGAGGCAAGATATGTCAGGATCTATGGCACATCGAGACTGACCACCTACGCGTACAGTGTCTTTGCATTCAACGTGTACGCACCTGCGAACTCTCAGACCACCAATCCGGACTCGACGGCTGCGACGCGACCCACCGAAATCGTGAGTATGCGTTCAGATTCGCAGGTTGCTGCGATGCCGAATCAGGCCTTGAAATCCGACCCTTCTGGGGCTTCCAGAAAGGGTGGCATTATCGCGAAGACCACCACAGTCGTATTGGCGAAAGGATTGACTCCAAGCTCAGAAATGAAGGCTGTATGGCTGGCACACAGTTCTGAACGGTCAGACTCTCAGTATGTCACGGCCGAGACCTGGAAAGGAACGACTACCAAGGAAGGCACCATCGAGATGAAGGGATTTTCTCCTAATCCGGGA
Protein-coding sequences here:
- a CDS encoding discoidin domain-containing protein, with the protein product MNKVVRSGAALLAISMSFALTPVTAMAATAQEQIGNATVDNFPNSPSPSSSSFDWAQRAKDYDSYVYDWSDRGSFTTISTDASALNMPAGSVTYKMPAYYGDTRVQGTSGNGNQEAVNEIASVVGASLVGIDKSKQNGQDYVDMLRTFYHPDLGVAKNSPSSASSAPGSDSIWYTTVANVLYYMLGSQYPDVTDMNSMLKSIANQYYEMLDSLGGANANITMQDYDFATHTAVSGRNEGGEAAAGAAAILLWAHAKFNDAKYLQGAEWAMEALERSNQNLYYEVVPVLAPYIAARMNAEDGTDYDISKYIGWMIGGSNVRSGWGTLTGNWGGIDVSGLVGSQTDGGPEGGTNGNKGYAFAMNSFAMPLIAATAKYDSRYASLIGRWMLNIDNASRYFYADQLTASQQYYGSKYINDPAHVIAYEGLTSSGSAGIKAMGDVPERSGSWGVGGDATSLGLYGSSWVGFMGAALHGTNVSGVLRTDLNALDFFGSNPYPTSLYYNPNSTAASVKVSVDSVSDLYDSVSNSVVARNVSESANIQIPAGESMVLVQVPAGATQSTKGSETLFDGKAVAWDRGSNRDLALDAAQISATSTAENSSASAVNDGDIDTAWMSDGAGSQSLTVDLGASKVIAHLSIVWGEEAASEFSVETSADGLNWNEQEQVTDASGGRTAVSFAPTNARYARITMTKPVIPDANGYSIRSLSVSGADGSEDLALHSVTKSSSTSSSSTTGNPSNATDGDPTTRWESSTGDPQWLEVDLGKERAVGSVSVSWETAAAKHYEIQVSSDGEAWRSVAAVTNATSPITVSTDLPSGTEARYVRIYGTSRLTTYAYSVFAFNVYAPANSQTTNPDSTAATRPTEIVSMRSDSQVAAMPNQALKSDPSGASRKGGIIAKTTTVVLAKGLTPSSEMKAVWLAHSSERSDSQYVTAETWKGTTTKEGTIEMKGFSPNPGIYTVRVTDAYGASASVTDVRVAAKGNPDDSGSSTSEPSSAPVPPSPSSSSKPGVTASSGSPHTPAVNSTESQKTGTTGLAHSGASIMIFVLIAGLGLALGSLALMVRKSGR